The proteins below are encoded in one region of Longimicrobium sp.:
- a CDS encoding amidohydrolase: MQRHHAGPGAEPRPRPVEPAGGLGAVVQLNGKPTGELDELAAVELAFAAFARADPTFVRYAEGALDRSANLMRRAGITTATDLLFGDGTKEQEEVARALYGTAAALDPAFPRVYLGYSATALIANYGAAGAVAHLQAEARRDTGKIHVGPVKIIFDGSVQGYTAVLSSGYVAPPPPGENPIWNVQPDSIVALAQPFWNAGFRLAVHVNGDSATEELIRAVGKLQAAHRWADHRTTFEHNPAARPGQYDAIRALGGTVNLFAGHIWYYGPQHERYTLGARAADISAADWALSRGIPFSLHSDAPVTPAAPLFSAWNAVNRIMPTTPSDSVLGPQHRITVGQALRAMTMGSAYLLGAEGDIGSLRQGKLGDFVVLGQDPFTVDPTRLCAVPILATVIGGVVWTPPAQKPTTPLCPSVSTGSD, translated from the coding sequence GTGCAACGACACCATGCTGGGCCTGGCGCGGAACCACGACCCCGCCCTGTGGAACCAGCTGGTGGCCTCGGGGCGGTGGTGCAGCTGAACGGAAAGCCCACCGGCGAGCTGGACGAGCTGGCCGCGGTGGAGCTGGCGTTCGCCGCGTTCGCCAGGGCGGACCCCACGTTCGTGCGCTACGCCGAGGGCGCGCTGGACCGCTCGGCCAACCTCATGCGCCGCGCCGGGATCACCACCGCCACCGACCTGCTGTTCGGCGACGGGACGAAGGAGCAGGAGGAGGTCGCGCGGGCGCTGTACGGCACCGCGGCGGCGCTGGACCCGGCGTTCCCGCGGGTGTACCTGGGCTACAGCGCCACGGCGCTGATCGCCAACTACGGCGCCGCCGGCGCGGTGGCCCACCTGCAGGCCGAGGCCAGGCGCGACACCGGCAAGATCCACGTGGGCCCGGTGAAGATCATCTTCGACGGCTCGGTGCAGGGCTACACCGCCGTGCTCTCGTCGGGCTACGTGGCGCCGCCGCCGCCGGGCGAGAACCCGATCTGGAACGTGCAGCCGGACAGCATCGTGGCGCTGGCGCAGCCGTTCTGGAACGCGGGGTTCCGCCTGGCGGTGCACGTGAACGGCGACTCGGCCACCGAGGAGCTCATCCGCGCCGTGGGAAAGCTGCAGGCCGCGCATCGCTGGGCGGACCACCGCACCACCTTCGAGCACAACCCCGCCGCGCGCCCCGGCCAGTACGACGCCATCCGGGCGCTGGGCGGCACGGTGAACCTGTTCGCCGGCCACATCTGGTACTACGGCCCGCAGCACGAGCGCTACACGCTGGGCGCCCGCGCCGCCGACATCTCGGCCGCGGACTGGGCGCTCTCGCGCGGCATTCCCTTCTCGCTGCACTCCGACGCGCCGGTGACGCCCGCGGCGCCGCTCTTTTCCGCGTGGAACGCGGTGAACCGCATCATGCCCACCACGCCGAGCGACAGCGTGCTGGGCCCGCAGCACCGCATCACCGTGGGGCAGGCGCTGCGCGCCATGACCATGGGCTCGGCGTACCTGCTGGGCGCCGAGGGCGACATCGGCAGCCTCAGGCAGGGAAAGCTGGGCGACTTCGTGGTGCTGGGCCAGGACCCGTTCACGGTCGATCCCACGCGCCTCTGCGCCGTCCCCATCCTCGCCACGGTCATCGGCGGCGTGGTGTGGACGCCCCCCGCGCAGAAGCCCACGACGCCGCTGTGTCCGAGCGTGTCGACCGGCTCCGATTAA